A genome region from Schistocerca nitens isolate TAMUIC-IGC-003100 chromosome 4, iqSchNite1.1, whole genome shotgun sequence includes the following:
- the LOC126253600 gene encoding cuticle protein 16.5-like produces MNTFIVLSAILAVAVAKPGYLGAAPAAVVAPAAYAAPAVVAAPVHAGYAAYGPAPVAVRSDGYLLDTPAVAATRAAHLTAVAHTQARDAVINGAALTYAARAYAAPAVAYAAPAHVAFAAPAPLSYAAPGALAAAAHLHAKAALLG; encoded by the exons ATGAACACATTT ATCGTCCTGAGTGCCATCCTGGCCGTCGCCGTGGCTAAGCCCGGCTACCTGGGTGCCGCCCCCGCCGCAGTCGTCGCCCCcgccgcctacgccgcccccgctgtgGTGGCCGCCCCCGTGCACGCCGGCTACGCCGCCTACGGCCCCGCTCCCGTCGCCGTCCGCTCCGACGGCTACCTGCTGGACACCCCTGCCGTCGCCGCCACCAGGGCCGCCCACCTGACCGCCGTCGCCCACACTCAGGCCCGTGACGCCGTCATCAACGGCGCCGCCCTCACCTACGCCGCCCGCGCTTACGCCGCCCCCGCTGTGGCGTACGCCGCCCCCGCTCACGTCGCCTTCGCCGCCCCCGCTCCACTGTCCTATGCCGCCCCTGGcgccctcgccgccgccgcccacctCCACGCTAAGGCTGCTCTGCTGGGCTGA